A window of Vidua macroura isolate BioBank_ID:100142 chromosome 4, ASM2450914v1, whole genome shotgun sequence genomic DNA:
AATTATTATTACAAAAATCTGTTTGGTGAAACGTGCTGGGGAAGAACTAAAGCACTGGCTAATGTGGTGCTGTGCTGCCTTGCATCAAATTACTGGCAGTCATTACACAATGACCCTGTCTTGGTGAGACCACACTGATTACATTTGTCTTTACAAATAAACAGCCAACTACAAAACTGAATGCCAGGCTCCTGACATCGCactaacaattaaaaaaataaatgaagttatGAGCACACTGCACAGAAACCCCAGCACAACCCTGCCAGGTAACAACGCAGTCACACTTCTTTCACAGCACAAGAGTTTGCAGAGATTACAGGGGACTCAGCCCAAACTAACTCAAAAACCTCAGACCACATTGCTCGAAGGTGGCTGAACCTTTTGCAGCTCAATCTCCATTTCCAGCAAAGACACATGAGACACGTCTGTTGTGGTTTCAATTTGACAACACTTGATGAGCTATTTTACTTGTTGTGGTACTTCTCCACAGTGTgatttgtttcttgattatctttgCAGAAGCCTTTGCAAACATCACAGAAAGCCAGGTTTCTCTGAGTTTTGTAACGTTGGCAAGTGTATAATATACAGGAATGACTAAGGCAAAGGAGGAAACACAGATACACTTCCCAGTGGCCAGTAAGCAATTGTCTTAAGTAGaagtgggaagggggaaacctaccaaaagaggaagaaaagccaAGCAGGCAGTTCCaagagctgggggagctgtgACATCTTCAATTCTTATTTATTTGAGAAGGGAGGAGAAGCTAGAACTCCTGAGGCTCTCCCCAGCAGCAACGGGCaatttcttgctgtgttttttgtttgtttgcttttgttcttttaatacaaatattttgtttgggTTAAGCTAAGTGACTACTCATCCTTTACGAGATGCCCATAGTGAGCTGACTAAGGCACTACCTTTGGCTGTGGTCTCCACACGGAGCAGCTTGAAACGCGCGGAATCCCGGCTCAGCTAATTTTTAATTGACATTTATCTCCCTCTCGGACGGTATGGCTGCCGCATCTCTGTGAATGCCCCCGCAGCACAAACCCCCCAACGCCGAGCCCGGGCACGGCGCCGCCTCTGCGCTCTccaagcacagcccagccctggtaACCATTTGCACCGATTCCACCCTAATTCCCCCCAACACCGGCACTCGATCTGGCTCCCTGGCTCCCACCGCGGCGATTCCCTTCGGGCGAGGACAGAGCCGGGCCGGCCTCGCGGCCCTCCCGGGAACGGGAACGGCCCGGCCCGTCCCGCCCTAGCGGGGGTGCCCCGGGGGTCGGAGCCCTCGGCGGTGCTGCGAGGAGGGGGAGCCCACGACACCGCCCGCCGCGCCGAGCCCGCTCCCGGGACCACTGAGCGGAACCTGAGGGCAGGGGGCGCGTTACATAAGGGCGGGGGGAGCCGCCGTGGCGGTACGAGGGACGGCGGGGGAAGGGCGCCCCTCGAAGGGTGTGACGGAGCCCCTCCGGCTGCGGGGGAACGGGAGGTGTGAGGGGAGAGCCGGGGTGAACCCCGCGgtgcccgcccgccgcccgccccgctcaCCTGCGCTGGCCCTGCCGCCGCGGCGGGTCCGGCGgagcgcccgccgcccgccaGGGGGCGCGCGGCGCGCATGCGCCGAGGGGCGGGGGTGGGCCGGGGGCAAGGCGGGAGGCGCGGCGGCGCTTCCCGCGCTCCCGCCTCCCCGCATTCCCGGGGGAAGTCGGTTCTGTGTTTGCGGGAAATGGAGTGTGAAAAGCGCcgatcacttgttttttaataatcttaaacgtttattagtaataaagcagttataaaaaaaaatggcagtaAAATTAGGGtgataaaaatttggacaatgaggatgaGGGCACTACGAGACAATAAagagcaaagaattacggacgtcccgatgtttttgggcactgagctgccgaaaacatgccttgtgaacaaaggaataacccttaaaagcaatagcctgttgcatattcatatatctcatacatgatgcaaaaattccttgcaaattaagaattttcccggtttttgtcaacttcttccccttaatccatatggtggttccataaagaagagagagaagatggaaaaatgtttgtcttttctgataaggaggccaTAACTCTTTATGTGCCCTgtcgctgttatctctgtgcgaagagtttcttgattagcttatcccttttcttgagctagttaaaaatatcttacattgcagagtttctattttaacattatgttacAACccaaaactatatttaacacactacttaagagaattaatagagcataactttctaacattacacatataatattcattttaatatttgcaaaaagccaatcataaaatacgcatttttcacaTAGACTTTCCCGGTTCTTGGCGCATAACAGGGCTGATCTTCAGCGGGAAGCggaagcaggcagagcagctcctgagaaATTCCATGATCCTGTCCCCCCCAGTTAGTGCAATCTATAtcagctccttcctctccaCCTGTCCACCAGCTCTGATCTTTACAagtgtatatattttatatatatatatatcatacAGAGAGATACATACAGCCCCTCCAGTGCAGGAATACATTTCCCcaatacacatttatttttcccctcatttgATTTAGTCCCTTTGTTAGTAGTATCTTTCTCTGCCTGTGGAGTAATAAGTGTAAGCCTTGGTCCCATTTGGTCAAAGCTTGACTTCAGAACTTTAAAAGAATTGGCCAAGAAAGTTTCACAGGCTGCTAGAACCAAAGAAAGACCTCATGAAAGAAATAGATGCCCTGAGGAGTGTGGAGTCTTCCTTGCACAAAAGCAAGCACAGCTTGCCAAATGAAAATGCCAGtcacctccagccccacagaTTAAGAGTCCAGTAGATTTCTCAATTCCATACTGCAGAGCTGAAAGCTGGACTCCCACTGGATGCTAAGTTCACTTCTACAAATGTGCATAAAAATTCTAGGATTTCGTTTTTTCCTGAATCCAACACAGTTCTGCTGAAAAGCAAGAAGGTGTTTTATAAATCCATATTTATCTGAGAATGAGTGGCTGGAGCTTTGCAGTTCCACACAGAGTATACATATACTGTTTTTAGGAGGACATGCACAATTAAAGGCAAAAATGTCCAACTAAATAACACTTCTATTTGAGGTGGTCTGTTTGACAAAGACAGAACACTGTCCATGAAGATATGGGGATCATTGTTATTATCACAAATATATCTGATGGGTTTGGGTTGTTATTCCACACCTCTGTGCCTTTTATTCCATAGAGGTCAGAGGCAGTGAAAATTCAGTGGCAAACAGCTGAATTAATTATATGACATGCTTATcaaaaaaaatgtgatcaaCCCAGCACACTTTAGGTTCTGCATAAATACATCTCAGAAAATTCCTGTttggcaatttattttttctggtttgtttgtttttttgtggtttgtttgttggtttttttctgaacataaAAATCTCAAGCAATCCTCCTCAAGTTCATCTGTATTTTTGAAAGGTACTAACCTGAATGTATGTGGCAGAGATGCTGCTTTCCATGTGGAATTTCCAGAAGGCTGGAATTTTACAAAGTGACCTGTACAGACTTGTGTTTTGCGgatttcccctccccttctATCACAGTGTACACTTATATTCCCTATTGGCCTCAGAGTTTCTACATCATATATCCACAACCTCCAGCCAGGCAGCTGCTTTATTTCCCCAGACTGGTTCTCTTCAAGATGAAAGCCTGACACCTAAGAAGTGCCAAGGGAGGAAATATTACCTTCCAGCTTCCTCAGACAAGTGTTGGGGATTGAAGCAAGGTCTGCGGGAAGGTAGAAGTCATCAGTGGGCAGACTGCTGTTCTAAATGAGGAATTTTGTGCTCTTATTTCTGGCTTTGAGAGTTAGTGGTACCGCTTGTAATGTATTGTGTCTCTCATCCAATCCTCCTGGAAACCACCAAAAAGGCTCTGATTGACTTCAATCATAGTTTGATCAGGCCTTCAACCCACAAAGATGCCATTGTTTGGTTTTACTGCCatagtgctgctcctgctcacacATACATTCACAGGGCTCCAGTCAGTGCTGGGGCCAAGGAAGAGGAGGCAGGGAGGACATGGAAGCACCAACTCCAAGAGACAGCAGGAGGCAAAGCACAGGGCCAGAGTCACTAATCTGACTCATAAGGAGTCCTTAGGCCAGGGTGTGAGGTAGCCCTCTTCAAATTTGGGACTTAGCTGTAGGTGGCTGCATGAAACCTACTCACATGGACTCCTGCTGGGCACCCACGCGTGACCAGAGTTTGGGCTAAGCTTCAGTTGAGTGTTGTGTCCAGAAAGAGAACTGAGGAGCCTGGGATTCTGTCACTGGTATTCAGGAGATGAAGGGTTAAGTCCTTGGTTTTTGTCCGGTTTTTATGCCAAGCAGAAGACTTGGAAACTCAGGCAATGCGGAGAAGAGCAAGTAGCTCTCAGTTGTCACATGCCTGTCCTCTCAGAAAGAGCTGAGCATGTAGTTCAaatagaaggaagaaaaaacaactttcaGAGTAGACAAAAGTCACTATTCTCAGATTTGGGGGATGCCACCGAGGCAGGGAAAAGAGACTAAATAGCTTACTGAAAATGCTTACAAATTGTACTCCTTTATCCTTCAGAGGTCAAAGCATGCTTCTCTCAAATGCTTTGGGGGTTGGAGGgtctttgttttaaatactAACCACATCTAACACTCCTTAATTGACTTTTAactttttggattttttaaattctttgacATTTGCTTACCTTTTaagtcttttctttttgctttccctatgaagcaaaaaatccAAAGCTGGGAACTTGAGCTTCACTCACCCCGAGTGTCCTGTTACATGAATGTTCCATGAGCAAAAAGGAAACTATTTTTGTGCCATTTAGCTCATCTAGCAATTATTTGTGCTGATGGCAGCAAAAAACATTTACCTGTTGCCAGCtaagggcaggaggggctgggtggTGAGTGCCCTcccttttctgaagaaaaataaccttGATTTACAGAACAACTTAAAAGGCTCAGGTGAACAGGACAGATTCCAAGTGTGTCAAAGGTGGCAGTGCATTCAGGCCTGCCTGGGATGGCTGTgggccagcagtgcctgcagtggGTGGGAGTTGCACAAGTGGGGGCACAGATTCTGTGTGCTGTGGAGGGGTCTCTGACCTGTgtgtcagcagctgctgctctcttggaCCCCAGGCCAAAGACCTTCAGGGATTTCACCTCCTGTGCCATCAGAGCAGGCCCCTGGCTTGTGAGAAGCTGTGTGAAGGCTTgtctggagccttctcctgcacccccagccctaGCCTTGGCCCTGGTGCCTGCGTGGGCTGCACTTGTGGCACCCAGTCATTTGTAGAGAATACTGCACTGTTTTCATGAGAAGGGGTTTTAAAGATGTCTGGAAAGTGCAGAGGAGCAGTGTGAGCAATGATACAGGGAAAGGTGTATTCCTTGATACAGTACCATAAATGCATCCCTAATACCTGATTATGACTTTCACTGCCAAGAGACACTGTGGTCCTTGCATTAAAGAACAGCATTTATTCACATAAAGGCATATTGATGATGCAAATGCATAATTGATAACTGATGTAATTAGGCATATTACATATACACCTGTATTATTTCAGGTATTTCCTCCAAAAATATGGGAAATTAGGTGTTCATTAGAGCGTTTTAtaattcaaaaatataaatCGAGGTGAAAACAGGCTACCCACCTTTGCGGGCATCCTGCCTGCCTCAGCACAATGAGACAAAAGTGATGGGATGTACATTAAAAGCAGCCCTTCTGGAGCTGCATCACTGCTTTGCTAACACTCCCTGTTATGCAGGTGTGTTCCAGCTGCAGGTGTGGGATGAGCCCTTAGGTGTGCCTGGGAATGGTGGCCTGGAAGCACCTCCCTGAGCTCTGTTCTGAATCAAGCCAGCTGAAATATGCTCAGCACATGTTCTCTTTTCACTGGTGCCTCTGGGAAACGAGAATCAATTCTTGCTTTTCACTGGGGGCTTCTCTGCCCAATGACTGCATCAAACTTGACCTCAGACATCTTCTTCAGAAGGTTCAGGGCACGTTCTGGAAACACCCTGAAAGAGACAGTAACATGAAATTAAAAGTGGGATAGAAACTTAAATTATGGGAAGAAGTGTCATTGCAGGTGAGGGAAGAGCTGGTCTGGCACAGAATGCATGCACACATATGAACTGAGACTACGTATTAAATTGGGCATTATTTCCTAAGGACATGTAGCCCTCATCAATCTCTgacatgttttaaattaaatcccACCCTTCTCTTTTTATGACAATTCCAGGACAGTTATGTACCAACCATGATTTAAGCTGCAATATTGCTGCAGAACCCAGAAAGTTTTCATACTGAACATAGACACaagtatttcctttctctttgcaaGAGtcctttaaaagcaattttccaGCATCAATGTCCTGAATTTTTGGTGTTGACACGGAGGAACAAACACTCAGGTCCTCATCTCATTCTGGGGctttgctggggctgctgtttCAGAGAATGTGGTGGCCGGTAGAGCAGTGAAGCTCTGCACTGACACCAGTCAGCTGCAGCAAGTGGTTCAATGCAAAGGCCTGTGGGAGGGGGCTCAACAAAATCTCAAGATGATGTCTGCTGTTGTCACTGTAAAGAACCACTGCATTATTAACTACCTTGTGATATGTTCTAAAATACAACTTAAACTTGAATCAGATTTACAAGTTTGAGGGTGGTACACTCAGCAGGTTACAgttgatacattttttttttttttgccctacTCACCTTTCAAGCAATAAAGCGATGCTCTGATTTGATGGAACGAAAACCATTTTCTGGTTGGTCACTATTCCTTCCATCAAAGCCTCTACGACTTCTTCAATCTCGAAAATCTTTCCAAGTCTacacaggaaagcaaaaacatAAGAGCTGCAGTGGTGGTACCAGCTGATCTAGGAGGCTTCACAAATGCACAAACTCAGGTAATTCAAATGCAACAATTACATGGACAATTAAACAACAATTAAAGCAACAATTAAAGGACATTGCAGATTTTCTTTAGCCAATGATACAAACAGTTGTTATACAGCCACTTGGAACAGAGGCCTAAAGCTGGGGATAATATGCAGTACCTTGATGCAaagaaggaaaggcaggaatgcAGAGTATTGAGAGTTACCTTGTACGGGGGTTTTTGACAAATCCAGTGTTTATAAAAACCGGACAAAGGCACGTTGTTTTTATTCCATCCTTTCCCAGGGCAGACAGCTCCTCTGTCAGAGCTTTATGAAATCCAACTGCAGCAAACTTGCTTGAGCTGCAGCAAGGGAGGAAGTACAAATGAGAAGGCAGAAATCCTATTTCCACCTTTCTACCACTGCAAATGGCTTAAACAATCATACACTTACAGTACAGGGTAGGATGCAAAAACCTCCAAATAATATAAtccagctgagaggcagaacaAGGACTATATTAACTTTCCCTGTGCCATATTGTAGTGCTGGATAAAATATTGAAGCTTGTCGAGTAATTGTGGAAAGCAGACAGGGCATGAACAGGCAGacaaaacagagaggaaaacatcAGGAAATCTTAGAAAACATTAACTAGTGTGTGTCAGTCGATGCACATCCCATTTTACCCATGAGAGAAGATTCTTAGAAGGAATGCATCATGAATGTCTGAAATTAGGAAGGATGGGCAGGGTAGAAATGGAGATTAACCTTTGACTATTTATTGTACCACACAGGAGCATCTCAAATCCAACTGTGTCTGCTTTGAAATAGTAGGATACtatgaaagcaaaaaaggagaaaggaccTGCCACAGAAATAGGTGTGGGCCTTAAGTTTCAATGAATTCCAAAGAAAATAGATATCACATGACTATTCTTTCATACAAACATTGCTCACAAATCAGTCAAACCTAATTACTTGGTACTTCCTGATGGAAAagatgcaattaattttttttcaaattaagcaAGCTGATTTCAAAATCACTTACCAATATGTCACCATGAAAGGAATCACAAAATGACCTGCTGCTGAAGCCACCGTGACAATGTGCCCATAGTTGTTGTCCATCATGACTGGCAGGAAAGCTCTCGTGGTCTTGGAAGTCATTTAAACCAAGAGGCAAAATGCAGGGcacaggaaggaggaaaggaacatTGTTTTCTTAGGCATCCTCAGCACTGACTCTCAGCGTTATCCACTAGGTGGCCAAAGCTATCCCTGAAGCTACGAGATTCCCAGAGCCACAGAGATACCTGCTCTCTGACCAGTGGTGCAGCTGGCAACCTGCTCAACAAAGGCTTCAGCAGTGGGCTATAAACAAGAGATGGTTTTCACATctttcctttgctgcttttaagTTTTCAGGTGTCAGCAGAACCCAGCACGTACAATAAAGCACTTGTCAATCTATGGCTTATCTTTTCTTCTGCCACAAACAAGTACTGCTGAAAGCCTCCCAGCCTGCCAGCCCCACGACACCTCTGACAGAGGccttctgtgtgtgctgcagatGAGGCTGTCACCAGCCAGCTCACATCAGCAAGAGGCCATTCCAGTTTCCCAGCACAGTCTGCTTGGGTGCAGACTGTACTCTAACAGTTCATTTGGTAATGCACTGCTAATAATGGTTAGCCTAAATAAGCAACCTCATTGACACTCCCAAAAAACTGTAGCTAGAGATGGTGGTGGCCCTTACCCACATGTGACCCAGAATGTTGACTTCAAACATCCTTTCTATTTGGTGGTCCTGAGTCGACAGAAAGTCGGCAGCTGTAATCACACCAGCGTTGTTCACCAGGATAGTCACATCCCCAATATCCTTCTTCACCTttgggagagaaaacaaaagcccaAAATTCTGTCTGTCactcaggaggaaaaaaaaaaagaaaagtaagggTGGGGAAGATGAACCATAATTAAATTCTTAACATTGCATCTTCAAGAGAGTGGGAGATCATGCCACATTTCCAGATGTGGCAGGAACTCTGCAGTAGAGCCATGGAATCTGGTTTAGATCTGATTCTTCCCCATTCATTAATGCCAGAGTTGTTTATTGTGTTCCACAAACTGTGCACAGTTTGGACCGTGTAGTCATACTTGGGACCACGGAGGTACAGACTGTTTTGAGGCAGCTGGGCCACAGCcattacaataaaatatttcatatgttCTCAGTGCTGTCTATGTTCCTTCAGAGGCTGGAACCCTAGAGAGCAAACTTGGCAAGGGGATGGGATATGCTGGAGCCTCCCAAATAGAATGAGACTGGCTGTGATCTTGGAAATGCTACAGCACTCTGTGTCCAGAGAGCAGTCAGGAGTGGAGAGCTTCCAAGGGCTTGCAGGATCTGTGCACAACACGTCTTCTCTAGTTTTCCTGCCTTCTTGGGAAATCAAGCATGGTTGGGAAAGCCTTTGGCCGTGCCCCTGCTGCCCCACCTTGTCTGCAGCGCTGTAGATCTCCTCCCGTTTGCTGCAGTCCACCACGAAGGTTTGAACGGTGGCTCCCAGCTTCTGGCATTCTGCTGCCGTCTCCTCAATGCCGTGCTGGAAGAGGCAAAGAGAAAGACACCGTGCACAGCTGTCCCCTCaccacagctgagcagcagaggctgaagaTGTCCCTGGACTGAGCAaccactgcccagccccagaACAATTCATCGCTACCCAGGGAAAGAGCTATAGGTGGGGTCATTGAAAGAATAGGTATTCCAGCTGGAAATTTTGGATCTTTGTAGACTGACTACCAGaaaggaaatcacagaatcatgaaatggtttgtgttggaatgGATCTTAAAGACTACATAGTTCCAACCTCCCTTTGCAATGGGCAGGACACTAGATCAAGTTCTCCATTCTATCTGGCCTCGAACATTTCAAGGGATGAGGCATCTataacttctctgggcaaactgtTTCTGtacctcaccatcctcacagtaaagaattttttcctaatatccagtctatcctcctctctttcagtttgaagccatttccctctgtcctgtcactacacGCTCTTGGATATACTCTCCCTCCGTATTTTTGTAACCCTTCTTCATATACTGGAAGGTTGCAATTAAGTCACTCCAAAGCCACCTGTTtgccaggctgaacaaccccaatcCTCTTAACCTTAGGAATGTGGCAACAAGAGTGAGTTTGGCTCGGTAAGGCACACGTAACAGCAGAAAGAGGGCACGCAGAGCCTATCACAGCACAGCAGGCGGCACTGTGAGTGTAAACAGAGCTCATGCAACGCAGGCCCGGCCGACACCACCCCGAGGTGTGGAGAGTGGCTGTATGCGTTTCTGTATTCACATGCTGGCTGTGAGAAGAGCCCTAATTGTATTGGGCCTGCTTGAGATGGAATT
This region includes:
- the LOC128806191 gene encoding LOW QUALITY PROTEIN: estradiol 17-beta-dehydrogenase 11-like (The sequence of the model RefSeq protein was modified relative to this genomic sequence to represent the inferred CDS: inserted 3 bases in 2 codons) — its product is MSLSNESGNRVQHQWSTCRNAERISPSLPNTSPGCRDEAVPRHTGKPHEDQFWILHYIQGEHGSARAGWSADCSSPAPLTQXATTGTPGAQGGTIGRSSRRCGRCGGGSCGSGLRXAAGKSTTPLRVPSKEIKVQFGPQKSSGKTMNLFLELLLFLVTLLYSYLEAFVKLFVPVRKKSLSGELVLITGAGHGVGRATALEFAKRQSRLVLWDINKHGIEETAAECQKLGATVQTFVVDCSKREEIYSAADKVKKDIGDVTILVNNAGVITAADFLSTQDHQIERMFEVNILGHMWTTRAFLPVMMDNNYGHIVTVASAAGHFVIPFMVTYCSSKFAAVGFHKALTEELSALGKDGIKTTCLCPVFINTGFVKNPRTRLGKIFEIEEVVEALMEGIVTNQKMVFVPSNQSIALLLERVFPERALNLLKKMSEVKFDAVIGQRSPQ